The genomic interval AACAacaatttccatttttccaccttgagaacaaggtgaaagttgggggggggggggggggtaatgATAGGTCCCCAGTTCACTggacttatcaaagaaggtccaaggggCAGGGGCAAGGTTGTAAAATGGCTGGCTGGCATAACAACCAGCCATGTGCATAGAGGTAGAGTGGGGAAATCgctgggttgtgtaacaacccaacAAGTGCAAAACAAAATTCGGTTGAGGAGGGAGGAGAATATGTAGAGGGGGGAGAAATTGATAGAGGCTAGGAAAGAATTTTGCATTGAATTcttagggagagttaagggcctttcgaatgcccaatttttttttgtaacctGATTGAAGTTGGCGAAATTGAATTCAGTCTCTGTGATTTTCTTTGGGTTCTcatcatatgtatatatatgtactgaCATTGTTATGACCAACGATTTGGGCATATACAACTACTGTTTTCCAGCAAATCCTCCATACCTTCTCAGACAAATTGTCCAACCAATGGTGGTGGGTCTCACCTCCTCCCTTTAATTGTCGCAAACCCCATTCTCTTGCTCAGTTGCCAATGATTTATGGCAAGCAGAATTGGATTTAGGGTGAACAACAGCACTGTCGCTGTTGCCTTTTCCATCGCTGTCGCCAACCCCACTCTTCCTCGTCTTTGTTGGCCCAGTGGGATTGATTAGCAAATCGCCAGCCAACAGATGcactgctgctgctgccttcTTCATCACAACCCTGCTCCTCTGCAACTTCGCAGGCCCAGTGAGATTGATTGGGGAATCACCAGCAACCACAtgctcatcttctttttgttttccccCATTAGCTTTAACCCAATGGCTTAAGTATGGTTAAGATCAAAATCAAAACGTCTTTTTGTACCATCGCATTGACGCAGTCAGGGTCAAAACTAACGGAGGGGGTGCCtgagcaaaaaacaaaaaaaaactacaGGGGACCTCTAGGGAAATTATCCTTAAAGTGAACACATTTCAAGTAGGTTTCTGTAAGGTAATAAGGTGACAGTTTAATAGAAAGTGACTATTATGACAAACCTTAAGTAGGTTTTTTGTAATTAtcacataattaaaaaatgacagTAACAAAAGTTAAAGAAATGTCACTTTCTCAAGGCACTCGTCTAGAGAAAATAGAGATGCAGCATCACATGTTTAATCCAAACAATAACAATATTCCTATTCCCAATATTTTGCATATGTACCTTCCAATAAGGTCTATTCTAAGCCTtcctttttttataaatttacttaaatatACATTGTGATTATAGTGAAAGAAAACATTCTTAAGAATTAAGAGTATAATTTACGTTGCTGTGGTGCACTGAAATGACTGTTCAAAAAATATAGAGGAGGGAGGGGAGAACACATACCATTCGCTTTTGAGTTCTCATGTGATGGTTTAATCTGGATTTTCGTCTTTCTTCACTTTCACCTTCAATTTCCTGAAATTCCCCAGATGAAGGGGAGGCTTCTGGAAACAAAAAAAGATTAAGTAATTAGCAACATTAGCAATGATGCGCAGTATGCAGGAGTCTCATTCACTAAGGTAACCATTCAAAGAGAACATATGTGGCGCTAAAATAAAAACCGAACTCCAGCGATGACACTACCtccaaaaaggaaagagaagtcATTAACAACATTTGTTGCAGAAGAAGACTTCTTTATCTTGGATGAGGTCCCAGAAGAAGTTGGCTTCACTCCAGAACCTCCTCTGCTTTGAAACAGTGAATCAATCACTGGGTCCTGCATGATAAGCACAAAATAGTAGCTTTAATCTTCTGATTTCGATTGACTCCTAATATAAGAATAAATTTGTAAGGTCTTACTGATGTTGTGGCCTTGGGTCTTGACCCACTGCTTGGTTGAGTACCCATACTGAAAAAGGAGTCCAGATCATGCGGAGCAGTCTCAACTCTTTCTTTCTGGaagaaatctgatttttcttttgccttATTAGTCTGCATCCCACCCATGACAAAATCCTCAAAGTCATCAACTGAATGTAAAACAGAGCCATCTGCACTTTGTTCAAATGGTTCTGAGAACAGCCCAGAAGATGTATTTGCTTTGGAAGAAGATTGGTCTAAAACCACAAATGGATCTTCTGCTGAGATGGAGGCTGTTTTAGCAGAATTACCCTTTGTATTTTTTCCTGCACACCAAGCAAGGAACGAGTAGAAATTGAGAAGACAAGTTTGTGCATGGGTTCAATAAAACCCAATGCTAAACTGGAATAAGTTATGACTCTTCTAGTTAGAAGATAATTTGCAGATAAGATTCTAGGTAGGTTGTTTTAGTTCAAAAGAATATTATATCAAACAATTCAAACCAATGATAAGCTTCAAGTGATCATGTGAATGAGAGAGTTTTGAAGGAACCTACCCTCAGGAGGCAAAATCAATTCTTCTGTGTTCCATATGCAGGGAATTTGGAAATGACTTTTTGTCATGGTGAAATCAGAAATGGCAATTATGGCATTCAAACTATTTCTACTTGGGTTGGTTGAAAACACATGGATCTAATTATAGTCATATTAGGGACAGATTAGCAGTTATACAGTCactaatcaaacaaaaaaagcaCAGTTTTACCGTAGTTAGATGTTTGACCAAGTAAATGTTTGTTTTGGGTGGttaattctcaaatatttttgattCTCAAGGtgtttttaaacttaaaatgtTTCTATTGTAGGTCAACCATGCCTCTTCATAAGAAAGTTTGTAAACACCATTCAGTGCATCTACCACTTACATAAAATGCGATTTTTTAAGTACTTCTACTCCCATACAAATCAATTCAAAGCATGTCTAACAGAAACTATATGCATGGTTTGGAATTCAGAAATGGTGATACACAAGCACAGCATTTTCTCTTCAGTATGTTCATGCAAAAGTAACATACATATAGATGCATACCCATGGTAATTAGCAACACCTGTAACAATGATAGGATGCACAGATTGAATAAGGTATATAAATATGTTCATACACAATCTTGGACCCAGAAAATAAGATAGTATCACCAGCAAAGAGAAGGTGGAGCACAGAAACCAACCCTTCTCTTGGTCCCCACAGAAAAGCCCCTAATCTctctactttcttatttttgcaaatttgaTTGTGCAATAGATGGAAGAGGGTCGATTTAGGTTCTTTATTTATGGTGCAGGTGTTTACTGGACATCTCATTGCTGTTATTGCATGGTTGGTAGGGTAAGAAAGCATAAGGTGGAATTCTGGTTTGATTTCCAACAAAAATAGTTCTTTTGTATTTGTGGAGAATAATTTGGAATCAGAAAAGTAGGACTCTACAAAAGGTAGAAGAACCATATTATGAACCCTTTTTAGATATATAAGATTGTTTGACTAAGATGTTCCCATATTTGAACAATTTGCAGTTTTTGTCATTAGCCTTAACAGTGAGGTGCTTTCAAGTTTTcttaatgtataaatataggagaaatcaaggagaaagaagagagcAGTGATGTGGAATGGGCCTTGACAGACAGTGTTCAACGACAGAAAAGAATGAGAGACCATGTTTATTTCAGGTTTTAACAGAAAAGAatgatagagatagagagagagagaatgagagaccATGTTCATTTCAGGTTTTAACagaaaagaatgagagagagagagagagagagagagaagataaagGAGATAGGCAGCAGCAATTGGAGAGAACTcagaagaggaagatgaagatTTTAAGGAAAGAGAGACATCACAGCAACTTTATTTAAAAGGGTTAAATTGGTCTTTTTACACCATTGGACAGTTCAATTGGACACCCCTGCCAGACAcaatatcattatccatatacTTTAGTAAAGCTAGAAGCGTGGATGATGTCATGAACTTGAAGATCAAGTTATtcctaaaaaaaatagtttaaatatcTCTAGATCATTgtccacagagagagagagagagagagtattgaAGATGTTACTCACAGAACCAATGCAGGATCGTTAAAATGAATAACTGCATCCAgcataaaatcccattaaagttaaatgaaaaGTTTTATCAAATGGCTATAAGACCATCTTAAGATATGGCTCATAATATTGGGCAGTTAAGTactaatatgtataaaattgtATAACTGACATCAGGATATTATGGTGGGTGTacagccatacaagaaaagagagaattaGAGGCATGATTATCCATAATAAGGTTAGAGTAGTGACTAAAGGTTAGATGTGCTGAAGCACAGTTAAAATGGGTTGGATATGTGAGAAAAAGATTAGTAGATGTGCGTGTGGGACATGTAGATCAAATGAAAAAGTTTGTAGCAAAAAAGATAGAAGACAGCCAAAGAAAACTTTGGTAAAAGATCCTTagaaatacataatatatgatGAGCTTACAAAAGACATGCCCATAGACAAAGATGATTAGAAAACTAGAATTGCATGACCTAGTCTAGcttccattttatttaaaaatcacattaaacaattttgttaaccaaaaaatgccttcttctcccatgcatttccatgcttagATTGGGCTATTATATGGTTAGATTGCTTTACCattctttatcatttttttaactttatttcatttagAATAATAATTCtacaaaatatgtattttccatctttttcaAAGTTAGTAAGATGCATCAACACAACACTTGTTTCTCCATTTTCACTACATAACTTCgagaaatactccttccatctctcttttATTGTCCCCTTATCTATTAGcaccttttgatttttgtcttttacaCATTTCACTTGGTtcaaaatatcttatttttctttctctagcTTTAGCTaatgtatatgtacatatatgcatatatgtttgCCCATCTTTGCATCAAGTCAGTGGTGCAAATATGAGTGGGCCATGCAGGTTATTGATCCAATGTCCAACTTAGTTATCAAGATaattctacaattttaattgatttctATGTCATTGATTGATATCTCACTAACCAGCCAACAATATCACAGTGAAAAGAATTTCTAACCTAATTATTAAAGATGTTACGACTAGCCCATACATGACACCTCTGAAAAACCACCAGCAATGTGCCATTAAGAGGCTCTAGCATCCCATCACTATAATTAGGAATCTAAAATAACTCATCTTCAGCAATTcgaccttatcctaaccaagttagggtcgGTGGCAcgattcataatgtcaattgtcTTCTAAAAGTcaattgacaatacaaatcaaTGCAAAAGAATGGTGTGACAATATTTTACAGCAGATGCCCTTCTTGATGCAGCCCTCTAGTGAGGGAATGATAAGATAAAATTctaacaccatcttcatatgaaaaagtttcatgagatggcagtgaatgaagataattctcaaattttccaaattcagtcaaattctcaattttttaattgatttttcagCAAAAACCCTTTGGAACTTCCCAAGCACTGAAAAAACTATTTCACCGGGTCAATATTCATCAATTccctaaattttcaaaaaagtcAGCAATATTCTTCAAGAATTCAAATTTCTCTATTgatttacatataaaataaactgaAATTCTCTGCAAAAAAATGTTGGCATATATAACTGATAAAACCAACAAACGGATTAGCACATACCCATTCCTTGAAGGGCTGGTTCCACCAAAACCTGGTATCAAATCATCGAATTCCTGGGCATTCTTCTTCACATCTTGTGATTTCCTCCTAGAACCATTTGATCCCAACCCCATTCCACCAAAATCCCCTAACAAGTCATCAACTGGAACACTCTGGCTAGACGGCGATGCCATAGACCCAAACACATCATCAGACCCAGCCAATCCCGAGCTCTTCAACCCGGGCATCACACCAAATAAGTCATCATTATCGTCATTATATATAGAAGATGACTGCGAACCATAATTGTTCGAACCCTTGAAGAAGGAATCCAGATCAAAACCATCACCGCTCGATGGCTTCGGAGGTCCACCAAATACGTCGTCAAACCCATCGTAATTCTTCTGTTGCCGATTACTACCGGATTGGAAAATTCCGTCGAGATCACCACTATGGAAGGACCCATTGGCGGAACTCGACTTATGCACCGATTTCGGCCGATTCACTGCCGAGGATTTCGCGTGAAAACCCGCGAAATTTCGGGAAACACCACCGTTGACGTCGGTTTTGCTCTTCAAATCGGCCATTGGGGCCGATTTCCCCTGCGATTTGAATCCGATACTTTCAACCAAAACACCAAATTCGTCCATGTTCCTTCACGTATATTGCGACGACTCGAATGGATACCCAATAAGAGAGGGTGTATTgagacccaaaaaaaaagtgtaaagaaaatgaaatgtcGTAAGACGAGTGAGCGGCAAATTGGAAGAAAGCGAACAAGATGATCTACCCAAAGAAAGGTGTACGAACGAACGAACGAACGAACGAAGCGCCCTATCTCTCTCCAAGAAGGGTTCGGTGGAATGGAGGAAGGCCGGTCGGTTGCGAAGACACAGCGAGGATGAAAGAGGGGGCAGGGGTCAACGGTGGAGCTCCATCTGGGTTGTGGGCCACCATTTGGCTGGACTGGTTTGAACGTCCAAGCTATTCTTATTCTTTCTTGTGCTTGTTGTTTATAATTACTTATAAAATAGCTACGTCATATATAATGCAAAAATTTCGTGATTTATTGCTCTGTTTGCTCCTCAAAGTATTGGTTGAGCACTTGAACGAGCAATATGTAAATATCAATTTAGTAGATTACGAGTTCGATTCTCGTTCATAAGGGTCAAAGGCTCaatctgtaatttatttttcttgacgTAATCGAAGACACGAGCATCAAGAGTCTCGCAAGAAcaaatttagtattttattacaaaaaattattctcataatTATTTAGACATTTAAAAAGTgttcaaataattaattgtcTAAATAACTATTTATTTAGACATTTAAAAGTGGTATTTAGTGTgatgtttttatattaatatattacgtatttgtattaattaatcaCACAATGCAATATACCAATACAGTAATGTTATTTCTAAGTGTCTAAGAACTATTTCCCTAAGCTTATATCcctataattattaattagagTTCAGTCCATGCTCTCTCTGTCCATTGAATTCTCTGCCGGTGTCCTAAAATAGAGGTTCTTAGTTATCTGCATTGCTGCTATATTTGAttataaagaagaagaatggttgaaaaatataattgaaggAGAATGAATCTGAATGGCAGCTCACACCTTGCAATCAAAGAGCTGGAATGCACACTCACACTAAGAGGAGCTTGATTTGATCACTTTACAACCAGCCGGCCCCATCTTAATGAATGAATGGGTCATCTGATTCTGTCGGTGTGAACGATTACACAATAATCTTGGCGACCTCCCTCTCCATATCCCCTCCTTTCCTCATGACCCAAGTCACCCAGATTGTCCATAGTGAAAAACCTTAGGTTGCTTggtcttctttctctttctactCCCCTCATCaaattcttttcttatttctttctccagTAGAGATAATATTTgaccttctctttcttctcttttgtccTAATCAAAAAACTTAAAACCCAGGTAAGATAGGTTCTTTTAATAAGGATTCCCAGTCTCAATTGGGTCCCTTGCTATTTTAAGAAATGATCTAAGCATGTGACATCTCTCCATTTGACTACTCATTGAGCTTATAACTTTATATTCATCAGTCAAATTTTTTATGGACCTGCTCCAGCCCATTGGCCTTCCGTGAGGCCACAGCTCCCTGTACTATGCGCCCTTAAATGCTTcccataaaattatttttttatgtttaacaGATTACATGTTTGAATTAGGAATACATCCTCCTAttacttgtaaaaataaataaatagtcaCTTTGTGTATTGATGCTtcctaatttaaatttaaatgacatttgaATAATCCGTTCATGGATATTCAACTTTCAGCTTCCAATTTGGAAATTGggatataaataataatattattataagctGCTAATTTTGACCACCAAGAGCACACATATACCTCAGAAACGAATAATGCTAATTAGTCCGAAGTGGTGCCCAAAGAAGTGGCATCCCAGAAATATCACGAAATTATCTTCAAAATATCGTGATATTTTCAATGAAGAGAGGATAGtcgaaatttcaaattttaaattcttctctctttctcttatatTCTTTGTCTGACCCATTTTCCTCTCATTAtagccttctctctctctttctctcttataTTCTCTACTTGTTCCTCCCTTTCTCTCATTaaggccatctctctctctttctctcttgcgCGTCCAACCGAGCATCTGGCCTCTCTTGGGCTCATTTCgaccatttctctctctctagcccCATGCGATAGTATCTCCAACATCCCTTGACTCGATCCGAgtccgatctacaaggaggtatgTCTTTAGTTTTATTAGCAATGATTTTCAGCAAAGGTATATGCGAGTGTTAGGTTTGACCGaaagtttaaacttagatctatggagattcgagcgttggatcttgttggtttttgggtatgttggtcaatgggGATAAGGGTATTGGGTGATTGCCTCGGATCGCTggaaaccaccggccacggTGGTCGGTTGCGACTGACAGTGTGTTTAAATGGGTTTAGGCTTTGGCCGAGACTTTAATGTTTGATCTAGGGAGTTTCGACCGTTGGATTTTGctgatttttggatatgttggttgTTGGGCCCTTGGGTATTGGATGGTTATCTCTAATCGTCAAAAACCATCGGCTACTATGGCTGATGGTGGTTGGCAGTGCATTTTTAagtttggccgaaaattaaaattcaaatctatTAAAATCTAACTGTTAAATTTGTcccatttttttgtatgttaactcTCTTGACTTAGTGTTTCTGatggtaggctctgatcgtGAGAAGTTTCAACCGACGATAGTGGCTGGAGGCGTTGGTGGCGGCggttacatatatacatatatttatatatatttacatattttcttttctcttttgtaattattttaatttatattataaatgttaatatttgattatcAATTTGTATGGAAGATGttgaagttaatattgaatttctATTGAATTggtgatatttgaatattgtgaaagttaaaattaaattgaattggatgaaatttaaatgttaataaattaaattagtttgtatttgttttgtgaatttttaaattaaaattattaagtttagttaagaattgaatggtaagtggttattgttaattttatttgaatttagatatttattaatgtttatatatattttaaatttatattaaataaaatttaaaaaaataatcaaataatttcatatgatgcATAGAGATTGAGTTgtacctttttaattttttttaactaaatgtACAAACACCACGAGAAATACTAATCATTCAAAAATTTGTTCATTTGAGTTTAGTTTTActataatttatcaaacaaattatgcatttctcttaattaaaatttttattcttttaaaaattttatttaatactaagattcataaattatatatagatatacataatgagttattaaatcataaaagtTATAAGATGAAAGACACTTTTTGTAAATAAAGGaccagaaaattatttttaaaaatgaaaaaaaaaataatgaatccAATGGGTGGATGTGAACATGAATTAAGCCGTGTtagtgactttttttttttacgagtaaagaattaattttctttttaataaaatgtataATACATTAAGTGTTAATTTACTGTATAATTATTACATCATTTACAAAGAATCGTTTTTACTGTTAATTTTcagattaatataaatttaaaataaacttatattaaataaatttaaattttacttcatacacattaataaatataaatttaaatttgatattgagctaattttaaaatatatatgcacattaataaatatttaaatttaaataaaattagcaATAACTACTTAGcattcaattcttaaataaacttaataatttcaattcaaatattcacaaaacaaatacaaaccaattgaatttattaacatttaaatttcaaccTTCACAATATTCCAATGTCACCAATTCaatacaaattcaatattaacttcaacatcttcgatacaaattcataattaaatattaacatttacaatataaattaaaataattacaaaaaaaaaatgtaaatatatataaatatatgtatatatgtaacatcCGCCACCAACGCCTCCGGTGACCACCACCGACCGAATCTCCCATGATTAGAGCCTACTATCAAAAACACCAAGACAAGAGagttaacatataaaaaaatgggaCAAATTTAACGattagattttagtagatctgagTTTTAATTTTCGACTAAACTTAAAAATGCACTGCTAGCCACCATCGGGCACCGTAGCCGATGGTTTCTGGCAATCAGAGAtaaccacccgacacccaagGGCCATCaactaacatacccaaaaattagcAAGATCCAACGGTCCAATCTCCCTAGATCTAACATTAAAGTCTCGGCTAAAGCCAAAAAACGCGTATATACGTATATAGGATGGATGTGTGCTGATGACTAAAATGtttaaaagacttacctccctccttgtagatcggagCCAATGGAGACGTCAGAGTGCCTCAGAGTGAAAGAGACTGAAAGAGGGCCGAAGATGAAGTCATACGGGAGGAAGACGACGACCCTTATTCGATCTGAGAAGAACTGATGCTATTTGGCCGGTTTCCCTTTGAGTGATGGGGAAGGTCAAACtagagagaacaagagagagTAAGTGAGAGAGAAGATAGTGAGAAAAGTGAGAGATTTCGCGATAGATAGGGGGTCgaacaagagagaacacaaagagaGAGTATgagtgagagagaagagaaaagagagtgagagattgagCGTTGGAGGGAAGGACTATTATTTTAacaggggtatttttgtcaattGGACCAAGGGTGAAATTGTAATTCCATTTGGGGTGGCACTTCTTCTAGCACCACTTCGGGCCGAATAACATTATTCTCTCAAAAACAATTTCAAAACCAAACTCCTGTGTTTTGATCAAAACGTGCAATTTGACCATAGACCACCAACATTGATACTTTTTACCACTCAAAAGTCAAAACCCACCaacaaccccccctcccccaaaaaaaaaaaaaaacaactcgTTATATATAGCACAAACATTTCTTCAAACTATTTGGCTTGGCAAAATGGGCAAGCCCCATATCTTTCTTCTTCCcattctcttcatcttcttctgctACTTCATCTTCTCCAATATTGATTTTGTGACTTGCTCATGCCCTATAGATTTTGGCTATGTCCAGAGCTTTGCATGGGACACTTCATCCTGCCATGGCCTTATTGATAAAACTTGTTGCCAGACGCTGCTTAGTCTCTTTGGCCTAGGACTAGCCAAA from Diospyros lotus cultivar Yz01 chromosome 8, ASM1463336v1, whole genome shotgun sequence carries:
- the LOC127808853 gene encoding auxilin-related protein 2-like, which codes for MGGMQTNKAKEKSDFFQKERVETAPHDLDSFFSMGTQPSSGSRPKATTSDPVIDSLFQSRGGSGVKPTSSGTSSKIKKSSSATNVVNDFSFLFGEASPSSGEFQEIEGESEERRKSRLNHHMRTQKRMAKALAEKNQRDYQTQQEQQERHRIAETLSDDIKRWAAGKEGNLRALLSSLQYVLWPECGWQPVSLTDLITSVSVKKVYYKATLCVHPDKVQQRGANVQQKFIAEKVFDLLKEAWNKFNSEELKYSG
- the LOC127807742 gene encoding auxilin-related protein 2-like produces the protein MDEFGVLVESIGFKSQGKSAPMADLKSKTDVNGGVSRNFAGFHAKSSAVNRPKSVHKSSSANGSFHSGDLDGIFQSGSNRQQKNYDGFDDVFGGPPKPSSGDGFDLDSFFKGSNNYGSQSSSIYNDDNDDLFGVMPGLKSSGLAGSDDVFGSMASPSSQSVPVDDLLGDFGGMGLGSNGSRRKSQDVKKNAQEFDDLIPGFGGTSPSRNGYVLILIHFNDPALVL